CAGCCAGAAGAGTATTTTTCATCAACATTGTGACCGTCATCGGTCCTACGCCTCCTGGGACAGGTGTGATGAGGGACGCCCGTGGATAGACGGAATCGAAATCGATATCCCCAGCCAGGCGATATCCCTTTTTCTTCGTCGGATCTTCTACCCTGGTAGTTCCGACATCTATTGCTACGACCCCTTCTTTTACCATGTCTCCGGTTATCATGTGAGGCTGCCCTGCCGCAGCTATAAGGATGTCAGCTTCGATTGTCGCATCCTTCAGGTCTTCAGTCCGGGAATGACAAATCGTAACTGTGGCATTGCCTGTGTCAGATTTTGATGAAAGAAGAAGAGCCATCGGTTTTCCGACGATGAGACTCCTGCCCACAATAGTCACTTTCTTTCCTCTTGTTTCAACACCGTATTTCTTTAAAAGAACAGTTATTCCAAGAGGAGTACAGGAAACGAATGTCGGTTTTTCTGCAGCCAGGCGTCCAAGACTGTAGGGGTGGAAGCCATCTACATCCTTTGAGGGATCGATGGTCTCAATGACTTTTTGCTGATCTATATGAGAAGGAAGGGGCATCTGCACAAGTATACCATCGACATCTTTGTCATCATTAAGTTTTTTCACCCTGTCGAGAAGATATTCTTCGGATATATCCGCC
This genomic stretch from Candidatus Latescibacterota bacterium harbors:
- the folD gene encoding bifunctional methylenetetrahydrofolate dehydrogenase/methenyltetrahydrofolate cyclohydrolase FolD: MDRIIDGKAVGAEITEEIKKEVLEFSRTRKSPGLTVVIVGEDPASQAYVGMKVRKAEKIGIRSDLIEMPADISEEYLLDRVKKLNDDKDVDGILVQMPLPSHIDQQKVIETIDPSKDVDGFHPYSLGRLAAEKPTFVSCTPLGITVLLKKYGVETRGKKVTIVGRSLIVGKPMALLLSSKSDTGNATVTICHSRTEDLKDATIEADILIAAAGQPHMITGDMVKEGVVAIDVGTTRVEDPTKKKGYRLAGDIDFDSVYPRASLITPVPGGVGPMTVTMLMKNTLLAAKWARGMPDEPV